A window of Clavibacter michiganensis contains these coding sequences:
- a CDS encoding HNH endonuclease family protein yields the protein MLVTLAALAIVIIAAVAQWRGDPGAGSGAGGGGTSGLGAEPGATRSARLALDGLEVRAEDRVDGYDRESFAWRTDVDRNGCDTRNDVLRRDLADAEIRGGTRGCVVQAGVLEDPYSGARVSFDRSRDPEAVQIDHVVSLSDAWSSGAWRWDAQYRAAFANDPLELVAASAAENNAKSDATADAWLPDDPADACALVVRQVSIKVRTELSVTRAEHDAMARVLDGCGDLPLLTSDDVGWPAPAR from the coding sequence GTGCTCGTGACGCTGGCGGCGCTCGCGATCGTGATCATCGCGGCGGTCGCGCAGTGGCGCGGGGATCCGGGGGCCGGGTCGGGCGCGGGAGGCGGCGGCACGTCGGGGCTCGGGGCGGAGCCGGGCGCGACCAGATCCGCGCGCCTCGCCCTCGACGGGCTCGAGGTGCGGGCCGAGGATCGCGTGGACGGCTACGACCGCGAGTCCTTCGCCTGGCGGACGGACGTCGACCGCAACGGCTGCGACACCCGCAACGACGTGCTGCGGCGCGACCTGGCCGACGCGGAGATCCGCGGCGGCACGCGCGGCTGCGTCGTGCAGGCGGGCGTGCTGGAGGACCCGTACTCGGGGGCGCGCGTGTCGTTCGACCGGTCGCGCGACCCGGAGGCGGTGCAGATCGACCACGTCGTGTCGCTGTCGGACGCGTGGTCGTCGGGCGCGTGGCGCTGGGACGCCCAGTACCGCGCGGCGTTCGCGAACGACCCGCTGGAGCTGGTCGCCGCGTCCGCCGCGGAGAACAACGCGAAGTCCGACGCGACGGCCGACGCGTGGCTGCCCGACGACCCGGCCGACGCGTGCGCGCTCGTGGTGCGGCAGGTGTCGATCAAGGTGCGCACCGAGCTCAGCGTGACGCGGGCCGAGCACGACGCCATGGCGCGCGTGCTCGACGGATGCGGCGACCTGCCGCTGCTGACCTCCGACGACGTCGGCTGGCCGGCGCCGGCGCGCTGA
- a CDS encoding aldo/keto reductase, giving the protein MTTSPPSASDVMPGPQPRRRRGGSLVPRLSRPTGATSLPGGIVETTVQAAGAIVLEASAAAPGLRTGGSIPQPARRRVIGDTDLRVFPLALGGNVFGWTAGAEDASAILDRYQEAGGNFVDTADSYASGRSEHMIGSWMRERRNRDSMVVATKIGKSEDFPGLGGSRIERAVDASLSRLGTDFIDLLYFHWDDIDVPLEESLAAAGRLIASGKVRHLAASNYAAERLLHARIMGGLYDAPRFVALQTHYNLVNRAPYESAFLDVVRGQQLAVMPYFALANGFLTGKYRTRDAVREGARGARAAKYLTRRGLRVLTALDEIAEHHSTSVATIALAWLLAKPGIVAPVASASRPEQVHDLVQASHVQLSRHDVARLDRASE; this is encoded by the coding sequence GTGACGACGTCCCCTCCCTCCGCCTCCGACGTCATGCCCGGGCCGCAGCCGCGGCGCCGTCGCGGGGGCTCGCTCGTCCCGCGCCTCTCGCGCCCGACCGGCGCGACGTCCCTGCCCGGCGGCATCGTCGAGACCACCGTCCAGGCCGCCGGCGCCATCGTCCTCGAGGCCTCCGCCGCGGCGCCCGGCCTGCGCACCGGCGGGAGCATCCCGCAGCCGGCCCGCCGCCGCGTCATCGGCGACACCGACCTCCGCGTCTTCCCGCTCGCGCTCGGCGGCAACGTCTTCGGCTGGACCGCCGGCGCGGAGGACGCATCCGCGATCCTCGACAGGTACCAGGAGGCGGGCGGAAACTTCGTCGACACCGCCGACTCCTACGCGAGCGGCCGCAGCGAGCACATGATCGGCTCGTGGATGCGCGAGCGCCGCAACCGCGACTCCATGGTCGTCGCCACCAAGATCGGCAAGAGCGAGGACTTCCCCGGCCTCGGCGGATCCCGCATCGAGCGCGCCGTCGACGCCAGCCTGTCGCGGCTCGGCACGGACTTCATCGACCTCCTCTACTTCCACTGGGACGACATCGACGTGCCGCTCGAGGAGAGCCTCGCCGCCGCCGGTCGCCTGATCGCGTCGGGCAAGGTCCGGCACCTCGCGGCGTCGAACTACGCGGCCGAGCGCCTCCTGCACGCGCGGATCATGGGCGGCCTGTACGACGCACCGCGGTTCGTCGCCCTGCAGACGCACTACAACCTCGTCAACCGGGCGCCCTACGAGTCGGCGTTCCTCGACGTCGTCCGCGGTCAGCAGCTGGCGGTGATGCCGTACTTCGCGCTCGCGAACGGCTTCCTCACGGGCAAGTACCGCACCCGCGACGCGGTGCGCGAGGGCGCACGCGGGGCCCGGGCCGCCAAGTACCTCACCCGCCGCGGCCTCCGCGTGCTCACCGCCCTCGACGAGATCGCGGAGCACCACTCGACGAGCGTCGCGACGATCGCGCTGGCCTGGCTCCTCGCCAAGCCGGGAATCGTCGCGCCGGTCGCGAGCGCGAG
- a CDS encoding YbhB/YbcL family Raf kinase inhibitor-like protein, translating to MPNDPLHRLPDAAPFHLTSPDFADGAALPQSARGGGQGGEDRSPTLTWTGAPAATRSYVLTAYDPDAPTGSGFWHWAVRGIPASTTALPAGAGDPESGLLPEGAVTLHNDARATGFFGATPPAGHGTHRYFFTVTALDVESLDIPEGATPAMLGFLMLPHVIGRAQLMGTAINVAD from the coding sequence GTGCCCAACGACCCGCTGCACCGCCTGCCGGACGCCGCTCCCTTCCACCTCACCAGCCCCGACTTCGCCGACGGGGCAGCGCTGCCCCAGTCCGCGCGAGGTGGAGGGCAGGGCGGCGAGGACCGGTCCCCCACCCTCACGTGGACGGGCGCGCCCGCCGCGACCCGCAGCTACGTGCTCACCGCGTACGACCCCGACGCCCCGACCGGCAGCGGGTTCTGGCACTGGGCGGTGCGCGGGATCCCCGCCTCCACCACAGCGCTGCCCGCCGGTGCCGGAGATCCGGAGTCGGGTCTCCTGCCCGAGGGCGCCGTGACCCTGCACAACGACGCGCGGGCGACGGGCTTCTTCGGGGCGACGCCTCCCGCGGGCCACGGCACGCACCGCTACTTCTTCACCGTCACCGCGCTCGACGTGGAGTCGCTGGACATCCCGGAGGGCGCGACCCCCGCGATGCTCGGCTTCCTGATGCTCCCCCACGTGATCGGCCGCGCCCAGCTCATGGGCACGGCGATCAACGTGGCGGACTGA
- a CDS encoding MFS transporter, producing the protein MSTPPETSPIPIPDERQVRGSHFVDLSPLKESPAFARLWAGNAIAGIGSQMTVVAIGLHVYELTGSTGSVALVGVLSLLPMIIAGLYGGMLADAFDRRKVALIASCVAWGSTIVLAALAWTHAETVWSLYALSILNAVAATVIGTSRQAILPRILPPHLLPAASALGGISLGVMVTVGPALAGVLVASVGFQWTYTVDAVLFLAAFTGVLALPRIAPEGEVQRPGLASIRYGLGFLRTAPNIRMSFIVDIIAMTLGQPRVLFPAVGAVVLGGGPVTVGILTAAGAVGSLVSSVLSGSVGRVTRHGRAIRWAIVAYGLSTAGFGVVLLLASKPGVLHGIGSRIEDASIPGIVAASVLLALTGAADNISSIFRNTMLQTAVPDNMRGRLQGIFIVVVTGGPRLGDAYIGIVTLFAALWVPSLVGGLLIAVVVWTLIRALPSFEHYDSRNPTP; encoded by the coding sequence GTGAGCACCCCGCCCGAGACCTCCCCCATCCCGATCCCCGACGAGCGGCAGGTGCGCGGCAGCCACTTCGTCGACCTGTCGCCGCTGAAGGAGAGCCCGGCGTTCGCGCGGCTCTGGGCCGGCAACGCGATCGCCGGCATCGGCAGCCAGATGACCGTGGTGGCGATCGGGCTGCACGTGTACGAGCTGACGGGATCCACCGGGTCGGTCGCGCTCGTGGGGGTGCTGTCGCTGCTGCCGATGATCATCGCGGGGCTCTACGGCGGCATGCTCGCGGACGCGTTCGACCGGCGGAAGGTCGCGCTCATCGCGTCGTGCGTGGCGTGGGGGTCGACCATCGTGCTGGCGGCGCTCGCCTGGACGCACGCGGAGACGGTGTGGTCGCTGTACGCGCTCAGCATCCTCAACGCGGTCGCGGCGACGGTGATCGGGACGAGCCGGCAGGCGATCCTCCCCCGCATCCTGCCGCCGCACCTGCTGCCCGCGGCCAGCGCGCTCGGCGGGATCAGCCTGGGCGTCATGGTGACGGTCGGGCCGGCGCTCGCGGGCGTGCTCGTGGCGTCGGTCGGGTTCCAGTGGACCTACACGGTCGACGCCGTGCTCTTCCTCGCGGCGTTCACCGGCGTGCTCGCGCTGCCGCGGATCGCGCCCGAGGGCGAGGTGCAGCGGCCCGGGCTGGCATCCATCAGGTACGGGCTCGGGTTCCTGAGGACCGCGCCGAACATCCGCATGTCGTTCATCGTCGACATCATCGCCATGACGCTCGGGCAGCCGCGCGTGCTGTTCCCGGCCGTCGGCGCGGTCGTGCTCGGCGGCGGGCCGGTGACCGTCGGCATCCTCACGGCGGCCGGCGCCGTCGGCAGCCTCGTGAGCAGCGTGCTGAGCGGATCCGTCGGCCGGGTCACGCGGCACGGCCGGGCCATCCGGTGGGCCATCGTCGCGTACGGCCTCTCCACCGCGGGCTTCGGCGTCGTGCTGCTCCTCGCCTCGAAGCCCGGCGTGCTGCACGGCATCGGGTCGCGCATCGAGGACGCGAGCATCCCGGGCATCGTCGCCGCCTCCGTGCTGCTCGCGCTCACGGGGGCGGCCGACAACATCTCCTCGATCTTCCGCAACACCATGCTGCAGACCGCGGTGCCCGACAACATGCGCGGGCGGCTGCAGGGCATCTTCATCGTCGTGGTGACCGGCGGGCCGCGGCTCGGCGACGCCTACATCGGCATCGTCACGCTGTTCGCGGCGCTGTGGGTGCCGTCGCTCGTGGGCGGTCTGCTGATCGCGGTGGTGGTGTGGACCCTCATCCGCGCGCTGCCCTCGTTCGAGCACTACGACTCCCGGAACCCGACGCCGTGA
- a CDS encoding polyribonucleotide nucleotidyltransferase, whose translation MEGPEIKFAEAVLDNGKYGTRTVRFEAGRLAQQAQGAVAAYLDEDTMLLSATSVGKHPKDNFDFFPLTIDVEERSYAAGKIPGSFFRREGRPSTEAILVCRLIDRPLRPSFITGLRNEVQVVITVLSIAPDEFYDSLAINAASASSMLSGIPFSGPIAGVRLALIGDQWVVFPKHSQLKEAVFDITVAGRVVTDSEGNEDVAIMMVEAEATEGAWDLIQGGATKPDEAIVAQGLEAAKPFIQQLVAAQASLAQQAAKPTVDYPVFLPYAQETYDAVSALALDELGTVYQTADKIERQDADDALKTRTKEAVAAKVEAGELPQSALTEFSAAYKSVTKTVVRGRILRDGVRMDGRGLADIRPLDAEVQVIPRVHGSAIFQRGETQILGVTTLNMLKMEQQIDSLSPITKKRYLHHYNFPPYSTGETGRVGSPKRREIGHGFLAERALVPVLPSREDFPYAIRQVSEALGSNGSTSMGSVCASTLSLLNAGVPLRAPVAGIAMGLVSDTVDGQVRYAALTDILGAEDALGDMDFKVAGTSEFVTAIQLDTKLDGIPTSVLDGALKQAKEARTAILGVLNQAIDGPDEMAPTAPRVISVNIPVDKIGELIGPKGKTINAIQDETGADISIEEDGTVYIGAVDGPSADAARAQVNAIANPTNPEVGESFLGTVVKIATFGAFVSLLPGKDGLLHISEVRKLAGGKRVENVEDVLGVGQKILVEITKIDDRGKLSLAPVLEETADQEGRDAASHGSEAPAEG comes from the coding sequence ATGGAAGGTCCAGAGATCAAGTTCGCCGAGGCAGTCCTCGACAACGGCAAGTACGGAACGCGCACGGTCCGGTTCGAGGCCGGCCGCCTCGCGCAGCAGGCTCAGGGCGCGGTCGCCGCGTACCTCGACGAGGACACCATGCTGCTGTCCGCCACCTCGGTGGGCAAGCACCCGAAGGACAACTTCGACTTCTTCCCCCTGACCATCGACGTCGAGGAGCGCAGCTACGCCGCGGGCAAGATCCCCGGCTCGTTCTTCCGTCGCGAGGGCCGCCCCTCCACCGAGGCGATCCTCGTCTGCCGCCTCATCGACCGGCCGCTGCGCCCGTCGTTCATCACGGGCCTCCGCAACGAGGTCCAGGTCGTCATCACCGTCCTCAGCATCGCGCCGGACGAGTTCTACGACAGCCTCGCCATCAACGCGGCGAGCGCCTCGAGCATGCTCTCGGGCATCCCGTTCTCCGGCCCCATCGCGGGTGTGCGCCTCGCGCTCATCGGCGACCAGTGGGTCGTCTTCCCCAAGCACTCGCAGCTCAAGGAGGCCGTCTTCGACATCACCGTCGCCGGCCGCGTCGTCACCGACTCCGAGGGCAACGAGGACGTCGCGATCATGATGGTCGAGGCCGAGGCCACCGAGGGTGCCTGGGACCTCATCCAGGGCGGCGCCACGAAGCCCGACGAGGCCATCGTCGCGCAGGGCCTCGAGGCCGCGAAGCCGTTCATCCAGCAGCTCGTCGCCGCGCAGGCCTCGCTCGCGCAGCAGGCCGCGAAGCCCACGGTCGACTACCCCGTCTTCCTGCCGTACGCGCAGGAGACCTACGACGCCGTCAGCGCGCTCGCGCTCGACGAGCTCGGCACCGTGTACCAGACCGCCGACAAGATCGAGCGCCAGGACGCGGACGATGCCCTCAAGACCCGCACCAAGGAGGCCGTGGCCGCCAAGGTCGAGGCCGGCGAGCTGCCGCAGTCGGCGCTCACCGAGTTCTCCGCGGCCTACAAGTCCGTCACGAAGACCGTCGTCCGCGGCCGGATCCTCCGCGACGGCGTCCGCATGGACGGCCGCGGCCTCGCCGACATCCGTCCGCTCGACGCCGAGGTGCAGGTCATCCCGCGCGTCCACGGCTCGGCCATCTTCCAGCGCGGAGAGACCCAGATCCTGGGCGTCACCACGCTGAACATGCTCAAGATGGAGCAGCAGATCGACTCGCTGAGCCCCATCACGAAGAAGCGCTACCTGCACCACTACAACTTCCCGCCCTACTCCACCGGTGAGACCGGTCGCGTCGGGTCGCCGAAGCGTCGCGAGATCGGGCACGGCTTCCTCGCCGAGCGCGCCCTCGTGCCGGTGCTGCCGAGCCGCGAGGACTTCCCCTACGCGATCCGCCAGGTGTCCGAGGCCCTCGGGTCCAACGGCTCCACGTCGATGGGCTCCGTCTGCGCCTCGACCCTGTCGCTGCTGAACGCGGGCGTGCCGCTGCGCGCGCCCGTCGCCGGCATCGCCATGGGCCTCGTGTCCGACACCGTCGACGGCCAGGTCCGCTACGCGGCCCTCACCGACATCCTCGGTGCGGAGGACGCGCTCGGCGACATGGACTTCAAGGTCGCCGGCACGTCGGAGTTCGTCACGGCCATCCAGCTGGACACGAAGCTCGACGGCATCCCCACGTCGGTCCTCGACGGTGCGCTCAAGCAGGCGAAGGAGGCCCGCACGGCCATCCTCGGCGTGCTGAACCAGGCCATCGACGGCCCCGACGAGATGGCCCCGACCGCGCCCCGCGTGATCTCGGTCAACATCCCCGTCGACAAGATCGGCGAGCTGATCGGCCCGAAGGGCAAGACGATCAACGCCATCCAGGACGAGACCGGCGCCGACATCTCCATCGAGGAGGACGGCACCGTCTACATCGGCGCCGTCGACGGCCCGTCGGCGGACGCCGCGCGTGCGCAGGTCAACGCCATCGCGAACCCGACGAACCCCGAGGTCGGCGAGTCCTTCCTCGGCACCGTCGTCAAGATCGCGACGTTCGGCGCCTTCGTCTCGCTGCTCCCCGGCAAGGACGGCCTGCTGCACATCAGCGAGGTCCGCAAGCTCGCCGGCGGCAAGCGCGTCGAGAACGTCGAGGACGTGCTCGGGGTCGGCCAGAAGATCCTGGTGGAGATCACCAAGATCGACGACCGCGGCAAGCTGTCGCTCGCTCCCGTCCTGGAGGAGACCGCCGATCAGGAGGGCCGCGACGCCGCCAGCCACGGCTCCGAGGCGCCTGCGGAGGGCTAG
- the rpsO gene encoding 30S ribosomal protein S15, whose protein sequence is MALEADVKKAIIDEYATHPGDTGSPEVQIALLTKRITGLTEHLKEHKHDHHTRRGLLLLVGQRRRLLGYLSNVDIERYRALIARLGIRR, encoded by the coding sequence ATGGCTCTGGAAGCAGACGTCAAGAAGGCGATCATCGACGAGTACGCGACCCACCCCGGTGACACCGGATCCCCCGAGGTGCAGATCGCGCTCCTCACCAAGCGGATCACGGGCCTCACCGAGCACCTCAAGGAGCACAAGCACGACCACCACACGCGTCGTGGCCTGCTCCTCCTGGTCGGCCAGCGTCGCCGTCTCCTCGGCTACCTGTCCAACGTCGACATCGAGCGCTACCGCGCCCTGATCGCGCGCCTGGGCATCCGCCGCTGA
- a CDS encoding HelD family protein — MTGTELERERAYVTRLYGRLDAVRAETRDQLTAVRDSPTGGTHQNRSERDAFARIYEDRLQALREVDERLVFGRLEFEDGHLPEDEPRDGAPARTPGDGDPVYRYIGRIGLRDDDLQPLLLDWRVPQASAFYQATAATPLGARARRHLTTHGREVVHVEDEVFDPTLLDEGRTSLQGEGALLAALAAGRTGRMNDIVATIQAEQDRIIRSDLRGVLVVQGGPGTGKTAVALHRAAYLLYSHRDRLASSGVLVVGPSRSFLQYIEAVLPSLGETGVVLASVGQLYPGIDAAGEDAPEVAAVKGSAEMAGLLQRAVRSRQVVPTEAVTLDVNGERIVLEPSLVAGALRRAQDSRKPHNEARVVFNKAALGSLAQVLASQMRRNGSALDDSDLAMLREDLRTSYDVKVALNTAWLPLTPEKLIQDLYARPNWLASLTPRWSPERRALLRRDRDAPFTIADVPLLDEAAELLGEFSAQADASAREREQQRLRDIENAEQAIENMGVGGMVTAERLAEGFAEQAARRTTAERAASDRTWTYGHIVVDEAQELSPMQWRVLLRRCPLRSFTIVGDVAQASSAVGVTSWQDALGPVLGREWRLEELTVNYRTPARIAEAAERMAIAHGLPVTRSRAVREGEHPIDTVEVDADEVVSAVVDVVDEEREGGDTGTLAVIARDDRVEELHRALAERFGSAVGIGVGGLGRPIAVLGSQEAKGLEFDVVVIAEPDEILAHTSRGAAGLYVAMTRPTQRLHIVTSTGFAA, encoded by the coding sequence GTCGACGAGCGCCTCGTCTTCGGCCGCCTCGAGTTCGAGGACGGCCACCTGCCGGAGGACGAGCCCCGCGACGGCGCGCCCGCGCGCACGCCCGGCGACGGGGATCCCGTCTACCGGTACATCGGCCGCATCGGCCTCCGCGACGACGACCTCCAGCCGCTGCTCCTCGACTGGCGCGTGCCCCAGGCCAGCGCCTTCTACCAGGCCACCGCCGCCACCCCGCTCGGCGCCCGCGCGCGTCGCCACCTCACGACGCACGGCCGCGAGGTCGTGCACGTCGAGGACGAGGTGTTCGACCCGACGCTCCTCGACGAGGGCCGCACCAGCCTCCAGGGCGAGGGCGCGCTGCTCGCCGCGCTCGCCGCGGGCCGCACCGGCCGGATGAACGACATCGTCGCCACCATCCAGGCCGAGCAGGACCGCATCATCCGCTCCGACCTCCGCGGCGTGCTCGTCGTGCAGGGCGGGCCCGGCACCGGCAAGACCGCGGTGGCGCTGCACCGCGCCGCGTACCTCCTCTACTCGCACCGTGACCGCCTCGCGTCCTCGGGCGTGCTCGTCGTGGGTCCCAGCCGGTCCTTCCTCCAGTACATCGAGGCCGTGCTGCCGTCCCTCGGCGAGACCGGCGTCGTGCTCGCGAGCGTCGGCCAGCTGTACCCGGGCATCGACGCGGCCGGGGAGGACGCGCCCGAGGTCGCGGCCGTCAAGGGATCCGCCGAGATGGCCGGCCTCCTGCAGCGCGCCGTGCGCTCCCGCCAGGTCGTGCCCACCGAGGCCGTCACGCTCGACGTGAACGGCGAGCGCATCGTGCTGGAGCCGTCGCTCGTGGCCGGTGCCCTCCGCCGCGCGCAGGACAGCCGGAAGCCGCACAACGAGGCGCGCGTGGTGTTCAACAAGGCCGCCCTCGGATCCCTCGCCCAGGTCCTCGCGTCGCAGATGCGCCGCAACGGCAGCGCCCTCGACGACAGCGACCTCGCCATGCTCCGCGAGGACCTCCGCACCTCGTACGACGTGAAGGTCGCGCTCAACACCGCGTGGCTGCCGCTCACCCCCGAGAAGCTGATCCAGGACCTCTACGCGCGCCCGAACTGGCTCGCCTCGCTCACCCCGCGCTGGAGCCCGGAGCGGCGCGCGCTCCTCCGCCGCGACCGCGACGCGCCCTTCACGATCGCCGACGTGCCGCTGCTCGACGAGGCGGCCGAGCTCCTCGGCGAGTTCAGCGCGCAGGCCGACGCGAGCGCCCGCGAGCGCGAGCAGCAGCGCCTCCGCGACATCGAGAACGCCGAGCAGGCCATCGAGAACATGGGCGTCGGCGGCATGGTCACGGCCGAGCGCCTCGCGGAGGGCTTCGCCGAGCAGGCCGCGCGCCGCACGACCGCGGAGCGCGCCGCATCCGACCGCACCTGGACCTACGGCCACATCGTGGTCGACGAGGCGCAGGAGCTCAGCCCCATGCAGTGGCGCGTGCTCCTCCGCCGCTGCCCGCTGCGCTCCTTCACGATCGTGGGCGACGTCGCGCAGGCGAGCTCCGCGGTCGGCGTCACGAGCTGGCAGGACGCGCTCGGCCCGGTGCTCGGCCGCGAGTGGCGCCTCGAGGAGCTCACCGTCAACTACCGCACGCCCGCCCGGATCGCCGAGGCCGCCGAGCGCATGGCCATCGCGCACGGCCTCCCGGTCACCCGCTCGCGGGCCGTCCGCGAGGGCGAGCACCCCATCGACACGGTGGAGGTGGACGCCGACGAGGTCGTGTCCGCCGTGGTCGACGTGGTGGACGAGGAGCGCGAGGGCGGCGACACCGGCACGCTGGCGGTCATCGCCCGCGACGACCGCGTCGAGGAGCTGCACCGCGCGCTCGCCGAGCGGTTCGGATCCGCGGTCGGCATCGGCGTGGGCGGCCTCGGCCGACCCATCGCGGTCCTCGGATCCCAGGAGGCGAAGGGCCTGGAGTTCGACGTCGTCGTCATCGCGGAGCCCGACGAGATCCTCGCGCACACGTCGCGCGGCGCCGCCGGCCTCTACGTCGCCATGACCCGGCCGACGCAGCGCCTGCACATCGTCACGTCGACGGGCTTCGCCGCCTGA
- a CDS encoding DASS family sodium-coupled anion symporter produces the protein MTPPPASPGPSSASGTGTDPGPGGAPRDEADPAPEGVASVATPAAPDASAAARRAGRSRALQVVVIVAVAVGIALVPPPAGVDPRGMHMAGIFVGTVLALILQPLPTAPVALTGLAVAMLTGTMTTDGEALVGFANPTIWLIVASFFIADGFLVTGLGRRIALAFVSRLGGSSLGLAYGMALTDLVLAPATPSNTARAGGVVYPIVASLSRVQGSTPESDASRRRLGSYLALTSVQVNTVTSAMFVTAMAGNPVAQKAAADIGIEVTWGGWALAALVPGLLSLVVVPWAMSRVYPPTLTRTPEAPAHARAELRGLGPLSGHERIMAATFVLLLVLWCGGSLLGIPATASAFGGIAVLLVTGVLKWSHLAANASAWSTLIFFAVLVGMADQLDALGVIDLVGGAVSGSVGGLPWPWAFAVLALVYFFSHYLFASNTAHIVAMYAVFLGAAVATGTPPLFAALVLGFIGNLFGGISHYASGPSGVVFGSGYVTTKEWFRVGFVMAVVLIVIWGVVGTAWMGVLGLLA, from the coding sequence ATGACCCCTCCTCCCGCATCCCCCGGCCCCTCGTCCGCATCCGGCACCGGGACGGATCCCGGCCCTGGGGGAGCGCCGCGGGACGAGGCGGATCCGGCGCCTGAGGGCGTCGCGTCGGTCGCCACCCCGGCCGCGCCCGACGCATCCGCCGCCGCCCGCCGCGCCGGCCGCTCGCGTGCCCTCCAGGTCGTCGTCATCGTCGCGGTCGCGGTCGGCATCGCGCTCGTCCCGCCGCCCGCCGGGGTCGACCCCCGCGGCATGCACATGGCCGGCATCTTCGTCGGGACCGTCCTCGCGCTCATCCTCCAGCCGCTGCCGACCGCGCCCGTGGCGCTCACCGGCCTCGCGGTCGCGATGCTCACCGGCACCATGACCACCGACGGCGAGGCGCTCGTCGGCTTCGCGAACCCCACCATCTGGCTCATCGTCGCGTCGTTCTTCATCGCGGACGGGTTCCTCGTCACGGGCCTCGGCCGCCGCATCGCGCTCGCGTTCGTGTCCCGCCTCGGCGGATCCAGCCTCGGCCTCGCGTACGGCATGGCGCTCACCGACCTGGTGCTCGCGCCCGCGACGCCGTCGAACACCGCGCGAGCGGGTGGCGTCGTCTACCCGATCGTCGCGTCGCTCAGCCGGGTGCAGGGATCCACACCCGAGTCCGACGCGTCGCGCCGCCGCCTCGGCTCCTACCTCGCGCTCACGAGCGTGCAGGTCAACACCGTCACCTCCGCCATGTTCGTCACGGCCATGGCCGGCAACCCGGTCGCCCAGAAGGCCGCGGCCGACATCGGCATCGAGGTCACCTGGGGCGGGTGGGCGCTCGCGGCGCTCGTGCCCGGCCTCCTCAGCCTGGTCGTCGTGCCGTGGGCGATGTCGCGCGTGTACCCGCCGACCCTCACCCGCACGCCCGAGGCGCCGGCCCACGCGCGCGCGGAGCTGCGCGGACTCGGCCCGCTGTCCGGCCACGAGCGGATCATGGCCGCGACCTTCGTGCTGCTCCTCGTGCTCTGGTGCGGCGGATCCCTGCTCGGCATCCCCGCGACCGCCTCGGCGTTCGGCGGCATCGCGGTGCTGCTCGTCACGGGCGTCCTCAAGTGGTCGCACCTCGCCGCGAACGCCTCGGCCTGGTCGACGCTCATCTTCTTCGCGGTGCTCGTCGGCATGGCCGACCAGCTCGACGCGCTCGGCGTCATCGACCTCGTGGGCGGCGCGGTCTCCGGATCCGTCGGCGGCCTGCCCTGGCCGTGGGCCTTCGCGGTGCTCGCGCTCGTGTACTTCTTCTCGCACTACCTGTTCGCGTCGAACACGGCCCACATCGTCGCGATGTACGCGGTGTTCCTCGGCGCCGCGGTCGCGACGGGGACGCCGCCGCTGTTCGCCGCGCTCGTGCTCGGCTTCATCGGCAACCTCTTCGGCGGCATCTCGCACTACGCGTCGGGGCCGTCCGGAGTCGTCTTCGGATCCGGCTACGTCACGACGAAGGAGTGGTTCCGCGTCGGCTTCGTGATGGCCGTGGTCCTCATCGTGATCTGGGGCGTCGTCGGCACGGCGTGGATGGGCGTGCTCGGCCTGCTGGCCTGA